The Horticoccus luteus DNA window GCGCGTTATGCACAACCTGCACCTGCTCCTGCAAAAGCTCGCTGACGTCCAAATCGAGTCGTCGTGATTGGCGGTTGTGCAGGCGTGTTGCACGGCTCCAGCTTGGTCACCAACGATCTGGACATTGCACCGTCCTCTCTCCCGGGACGATCACTAACCTTCGCCGGGCATTTTCCGACCTGCATCCGGTGCATCGTATGACGCCCGGCAAACTTTCCTTTCTTGAGGTGCCGCCCGCCGGGACCCCGCTGGTGAATCATACTCTGGAAACCGACAGCGGCATCCTCGATGTCCTCTCCAACGTGCTGGGCGTTGGAGCGTATTCACGTCTGCGACAGAACGCCGCGGAATTGCCGCTCTTTGGCCGCCGATGCGCCGTCATTTCACTTCCCGACCTCATCGCCGCCAAGGAAGCCTGCGGTCGCGAAAAGGATTTGCTCGCGGCCAAAGAGCTGCGCGCCATCGCCGCCAAACGCGTTGAAGCCTGAGCCGTCCGCCGCTACGCGACGTCCCGCCACGTCTCCCGGGCAGACGACGATCCCGCCGTCGCGCGAACGCGGCGCAACGCCCGCCGGCCCCGCTCGGTAAAACCATTTGCCACGCGCGCGGGAGCTGGGATTTTTTCCCTTTTCCCTCTTCGCTCTCGATGCGGTTCGTTTCCTTTGTCGTCTCAGTCTGCCTCGCGTTTCTCGTCACCGTCGACGGCGTGCGTGCGCAATCCGCCGCGCCCGCCGCCCGCGAATGGGGCCGGCCCTTGGTGCGCACCTTCACGCCCCGCGACTACCAAGCCGATCCGCTTTGTCAGGCCGTTGTCCAAGGCGCGGACGGGATTCTCCTGATCGCCAACAACACCGATGCCCTCGCTTACGACGGCGACACGTGGCAGCCGATCGCGCTGCCGTCCGCGTCCACCGGAATCGACCAGCTCGTCGCCGCTGCCGACGGGTTTGTCTACGCCGCGGGCGGGAGCGTGCTGGGCTATTTTCGCGGCGCCGCCGGCCGCAAGGAATACGTTTCTCTCCTCGATCGCCTCCCCGGCGCGCAGGAACGCGCCGCTCGGGAATTCGCCATCGCCGCCGGACGCGACGCGCTTTACTGCGCGGATGAAACCACGCTGTGGGCGTGGCGCGGTGGAAATTTTTCGCGCATCGGCGGCGCGCCTCTCCCCCGCGGCGCCAAGCTCTTCGCCGTCGATGGCACCGTTTACGTCGGCGCCGAGGGCGCGCCGCTGTTCGTCGTCGCTCACGATCAACTCGCCCTCTTTGCCGATGCGCCCCGGCTGCGTGCGCACGAACCCGTGTTCGTCGAGCCCGGTGAGCATGGCGGCCTTCGCGTGCTCACCGAAGACGGCGGTTTCCTCGATGTCACGCCCTCGGAGACGGTCGCTCATCCCATCCCGGCCGATGCGCAACTGGCGGGAAAACAAGTGCGCCATGCGCAACGCCTCTCCGACGGTTCGTGCGTGATCGCGTTTTCCGCCGCCAGCGGCAACGGCGGTTTGCACCTCGCCGCCGACGGCCGTGCGCTCGGCCCGATCGACGAAACCATCGGCCTCCCGAACCGCGCGCTGCGCGACTTCGGCGTCGATCGCGAAGGCGGATTGTGGATCGGCCTCGAGTCCGGTCTCGCGCGCGTGGCCTGGCCCGGCGCGGTCACGGCGTTCGATTCGGTCAACGGCCTCCACGGATTCGTCACGACCATCGCCCGTCAGGACAACGTCCTCTACGCGGCGACCATCGAGGGCCTTTTCCGGCTGCTGCCCGGCGACGCCGCTGGCCATCCCGCCCGTTTCGAACGCATCGCCTCAGGACCCGTTTACGCGTTGTTGCCGGACCCGGCCGGCTTGCTCGTGCGCACCGGCAGCACGCTCTCCCGCGTGACTGCACACGGCTTGGAACGCCTTCTGCCGTTACCCGCCGGCATCGGCGATATCGTTCGCTCGCACCACGATCCGCGGCGCCTCTGGTTGAATACCATGCATGGTCTGCACGCCGTGTATCTCACCGCCGAGGGCTGGCGGGAGGAAGGCCAGGTGCCCGGCTTCTCCGGCCATGTCGCAGGCGCGATCGAACTCGATGACGGCTCCCTCTGGCTCTCGAGTTACGATCAAGGGCTGCTCCATCTCCGCTTCCCCGACGCCGATCACCCGTTCGCCGCGGCACCGGTGATCGACGCCTTCGCGCGCGGCCACGGCCTGCCTCCCGGCTTCGCGCACTGCGCCGTGTATCCATGGGAGGGCGCGCCCGTTTTCTTTTTCGACGTCGCGTCGCGCCCCTACCGGTTCGATGCGGCACGACAGCAGTTCTCACCGTTGGTCGGCACCGCCGCACTCGCCGCACGGCCACCCGCCGACTGCTGGTCCTCGGGCCCGGCCGGGGACGACCTTTGG harbors:
- a CDS encoding ATP-binding protein codes for the protein MRFVSFVVSVCLAFLVTVDGVRAQSAAPAAREWGRPLVRTFTPRDYQADPLCQAVVQGADGILLIANNTDALAYDGDTWQPIALPSASTGIDQLVAAADGFVYAAGGSVLGYFRGAAGRKEYVSLLDRLPGAQERAAREFAIAAGRDALYCADETTLWAWRGGNFSRIGGAPLPRGAKLFAVDGTVYVGAEGAPLFVVAHDQLALFADAPRLRAHEPVFVEPGEHGGLRVLTEDGGFLDVTPSETVAHPIPADAQLAGKQVRHAQRLSDGSCVIAFSAASGNGGLHLAADGRALGPIDETIGLPNRALRDFGVDREGGLWIGLESGLARVAWPGAVTAFDSVNGLHGFVTTIARQDNVLYAATIEGLFRLLPGDAAGHPARFERIASGPVYALLPDPAGLLVRTGSTLSRVTAHGLERLLPLPAGIGDIVRSHHDPRRLWLNTMHGLHAVYLTAEGWREEGQVPGFSGHVAGAIELDDGSLWLSSYDQGLLHLRFPDADHPFAAAPVIDAFARGHGLPPGFAHCAVYPWEGAPVFFFDVASRPYRFDAARQQFSPLVGTAALAARPPADCWSSGPAGDDLWFTNNDPRPSRRAIYRLAGGRGAPETLPHGIAETAGKIWHMIAEPGADGPVLWICSVNGLLRVELNHAFAPPTPLVTLLRSDIVQDGTRLPAHNTVPAFAFAAPRLSAGAHVEYQSRLVGLDDAWSPWSAVRLRSFARIPPGDYRFEVRARDADHTVSAPVALAFTLWPRWWQTPWAYTLFTVAAIAAIAAATRWIAVRTLRRRVALLEAQSAVERERLRLARDLHDDIGSGLGRVILFAGEAERAQNDPALLSAALGRMRHTAQELVHHAREIVWAVSPQHDSVASLAERVGDYAMETLSAAGMRCETDIPLDLPAAPLRSDARHSLFLAVKEALHNCIKYSGATKVLVRARVHDGWFTLTIADDGCGFAPGECRGTGHGLLNLASRAEALGGTANITSAPGAGTTVTLSIPLRPPPSS